One stretch of Streptomyces zhihengii DNA includes these proteins:
- a CDS encoding alpha/beta fold hydrolase, translated as MLPPRTAPPREARLRPVAATDVRLCHRTVHGYRRAYRIAGEGPALLLIHGIGDSSATWSDLIPALARHHTVIAPDLLGHGGSDRPRADYSVAAYANGMRDLLGVLGIDRVTLVGHSLGGGVAMQFAYQFPERTERLVLVGTGGVGRAVNPVLRAVSLPGADLLLAALRLPGMRLSARLCTALLRGLDTGLGLDAPELLGLIDALPDATARSAFIRTLRAVVDWRGQVVTMLDRCYLTEGMPVMLVWGARDAVVPADQAHLAHLAMPGSRLEIFEDAGHFPFHTDPARFLALIEDFVAGTPPARWDGERWRDLLRTSGRDTGARLRDASERSAT; from the coding sequence ATGCTCCCGCCCCGGACCGCGCCGCCGCGAGAGGCCCGGCTGCGCCCGGTCGCCGCGACCGATGTGCGGCTGTGCCACCGCACCGTCCACGGCTACCGCAGGGCCTACCGGATCGCCGGGGAGGGGCCGGCGCTCCTGCTGATCCACGGCATCGGCGACTCCTCCGCCACCTGGTCCGACCTCATCCCCGCCCTCGCGCGCCACCACACCGTGATCGCGCCCGACCTGCTCGGCCACGGCGGGTCCGACCGTCCCCGCGCCGACTACTCCGTCGCCGCCTACGCCAACGGCATGCGGGACCTCCTCGGCGTCCTCGGCATCGACCGGGTGACCCTGGTCGGCCACTCGCTCGGCGGCGGCGTCGCCATGCAGTTCGCCTACCAGTTCCCCGAACGCACCGAACGCCTGGTGCTGGTGGGAACCGGGGGAGTGGGCCGCGCGGTCAACCCCGTGCTGCGCGCCGTGTCCCTGCCGGGGGCCGACCTCCTGCTCGCCGCGCTGCGGCTGCCGGGCATGCGGCTGTCCGCCCGGCTGTGCACCGCGCTGCTGCGGGGGCTCGACACCGGACTCGGCCTGGACGCGCCCGAACTGCTCGGCCTGATCGACGCCTTGCCCGACGCCACCGCCCGCAGCGCGTTCATCCGCACCCTGCGCGCCGTCGTGGACTGGCGCGGACAGGTGGTGACCATGCTCGACCGCTGCTACCTGACCGAGGGCATGCCGGTGATGCTCGTCTGGGGCGCCCGCGACGCCGTGGTCCCCGCCGACCAGGCACACCTCGCGCATCTCGCGATGCCCGGCAGCCGCCTGGAGATCTTCGAGGACGCCGGACACTTCCCCTTCCACACCGACCCGGCCCGATTCCTCGCCCTGATCGAGGACTTCGTCGCCGGCACACCGCCCGCCCGGTGGGACGGCGAACGCTGGCGCGACCTGCTCAGGACGTCCGGCCGGGACACCGGTGCGCGGCTGCGGGACGCCAGCGAACGCAGCGCGACCTGA
- a CDS encoding class I SAM-dependent methyltransferase, whose amino-acid sequence MPAHRIDRPADLDTVRDSYDRVADNYAHMVLTTGIGDIRTDPWLKASIDAFADTVAGLGPVLDVGCGPGTVTAYLAERGLDVSGVDLSPRMIDNARRLHPGCDFRVASATELDLPEASLGGILGWWSLFNLPRAVLPQVLALFARALKPGGHLITATHVGDEDAVRTEAYGGVPVHWTTHKWRPEQLVALIEQAGLTPVAELRLPPTDYSGPGVVVMARRPD is encoded by the coding sequence ATGCCCGCACACCGCATCGACCGCCCGGCCGACCTCGACACCGTCCGCGACTCCTACGACCGGGTGGCCGACAACTACGCCCACATGGTGCTGACGACCGGAATCGGCGACATCCGCACCGACCCCTGGCTCAAGGCGTCGATCGACGCCTTCGCCGACACCGTGGCCGGGCTCGGTCCCGTGCTCGACGTCGGCTGCGGCCCGGGCACGGTGACCGCCTACCTCGCCGAACGCGGCCTCGACGTGTCCGGTGTCGACCTCTCGCCCCGCATGATCGACAACGCCCGCCGCCTCCACCCCGGGTGCGACTTCCGCGTGGCCTCCGCCACCGAACTCGACCTGCCGGAGGCGTCCCTGGGCGGCATCCTCGGGTGGTGGTCCCTGTTCAACCTCCCGCGCGCGGTGCTCCCCCAGGTGCTCGCCCTGTTCGCCCGCGCCCTGAAGCCGGGCGGCCACCTCATCACGGCCACCCACGTCGGCGACGAGGACGCCGTGCGCACCGAGGCGTACGGCGGCGTCCCCGTCCACTGGACGACCCACAAGTGGCGGCCGGAGCAGCTCGTCGCCCTGATCGAGCAGGCGGGCCTGACCCCGGTCGCCGAACTCCGGCTCCCCCCGACCGACTACAGCGGCCCGGGCGTGGTCGTCATGGCCCGCCGGCCGGACTGA
- a CDS encoding M48 family metallopeptidase, with protein sequence MTDRITVAGQGQRCPDCGTWAPVEAGFVTWCEACGWNVDPGAPDPAPGRIEAMRRELARRYGERLVADLGPRPHRDAASVVAYVLALLVHGVTVGLLVAGVLLAVLGWGVGLLPVVGLLLVVLAVVLRPRFAALPEDAVVLRRPDAPALFALVDEVAAVAGTTGVDAVVVDADANASVGSYGVRHRRVLHIGLGVWEVLTPQQRVALLGHELGHFAHGDLRHGAVVARALHSLALWHYFLTPAHDGDLMQRATNWMLAGPRWAVLGLLRLLDLLTLRAAQRAEYLADGTAARAGSTAAATGLLDRLLIVPSVELALRRESVVAHSRGGSAARRDAAHGLWERVAARIASVPEREYERLRRVSALRGHSADSTHPPTHLRRQRVEADEQWEATVRCDAERAGLIAAELASARERTAHLVIRDGVA encoded by the coding sequence ATGACCGATCGGATCACCGTGGCCGGGCAGGGGCAGAGATGCCCGGACTGCGGAACGTGGGCGCCCGTCGAGGCGGGCTTCGTCACATGGTGCGAAGCGTGCGGGTGGAACGTCGACCCCGGGGCCCCGGACCCGGCTCCCGGTCGCATCGAGGCGATGCGGCGGGAACTCGCGCGGCGCTACGGCGAACGCCTCGTCGCCGACCTCGGGCCCCGTCCGCATCGGGACGCCGCCAGTGTGGTCGCCTACGTCCTCGCGCTGCTGGTGCACGGCGTGACGGTGGGCCTGCTGGTGGCCGGGGTCCTCCTGGCCGTCCTCGGCTGGGGCGTGGGGCTGCTCCCCGTCGTGGGCCTGCTGCTCGTCGTCCTCGCGGTGGTGCTCAGGCCGCGCTTCGCCGCCCTTCCCGAGGATGCCGTCGTGCTGCGCAGGCCGGATGCGCCCGCGCTGTTCGCGCTGGTCGACGAGGTGGCGGCGGTGGCGGGGACGACCGGCGTGGATGCCGTCGTCGTCGACGCCGACGCCAACGCCTCGGTCGGCTCCTACGGGGTGCGGCACCGGAGGGTGCTGCACATCGGGCTGGGGGTGTGGGAGGTGCTGACCCCGCAGCAGCGCGTCGCGCTCCTCGGCCACGAGCTCGGTCACTTCGCCCACGGGGACCTCCGGCACGGCGCCGTGGTCGCGCGGGCGCTGCACTCGCTCGCGCTGTGGCACTACTTCCTGACGCCCGCCCACGACGGCGATCTGATGCAGCGGGCCACCAACTGGATGCTGGCCGGGCCGAGATGGGCGGTCCTCGGCCTGCTCCGTCTCCTCGACCTGCTGACCCTGCGTGCCGCCCAGCGCGCCGAGTACCTGGCCGACGGGACCGCGGCCCGCGCCGGATCCACGGCCGCGGCGACCGGGCTGCTGGACCGGCTGCTCATCGTCCCCTCCGTGGAACTGGCACTGCGGCGCGAGTCCGTCGTGGCGCACAGCAGGGGCGGTTCGGCGGCGCGGCGCGACGCGGCGCACGGGCTCTGGGAACGGGTGGCTGCGCGCATCGCGTCCGTGCCGGAGCGCGAGTACGAGCGGCTGCGCCGCGTGAGCGCCCTGCGCGGGCACAGCGCCGACTCGACCCATCCGCCGACTCATCTGCGACGGCAGCGGGTGGAGGCCGACGAGCAGTGGGAGGCGACGGTGCGGTGCGACGCGGAGAGGGCGGGTCTGATCGCGGCCGAACTGGCCTCGGCGCGCGAGCGCACGGCCCACCTGGTCATCCGCGACGGTGTGGCCTGA
- a CDS encoding ArsR/SmtB family transcription factor has protein sequence MGHGVSGTTPAAHLDADSAATIAATLQALATPSRLMILTRLRQGPCGVTELAAAVDMEQSAVSHQLRLLRALGLVTGTRQGRRIEYSLYDSHVAHLLDEAVYHIEHLRLGARDLPG, from the coding sequence ATGGGACACGGAGTCAGCGGCACCACACCGGCCGCCCACCTCGACGCGGACTCCGCGGCCACCATCGCGGCCACCCTCCAGGCCCTGGCCACGCCGTCCCGCCTGATGATCCTCACCCGTCTGCGGCAGGGCCCCTGCGGTGTCACCGAGCTGGCGGCGGCGGTCGACATGGAGCAGTCCGCGGTGTCCCACCAACTGCGCCTGCTGCGCGCCCTCGGCCTGGTCACCGGCACCCGCCAGGGCCGGCGGATCGAGTACAGCCTCTACGACAGCCATGTGGCGCACCTGCTCGACGAGGCGGTCTACCACATCGAGCATCTCCGGCTCGGCGCCCGCGACCTGCCCGGCTGA
- a CDS encoding heavy metal translocating P-type ATPase — protein MASSTSPVAPPRSGPPPVAAAARTRAAELPEVRWAALAAAAFLCALPLDLAGAPAWIWGPLYAVCYAAGGWEPAREGVRALRARTLDVDLLMVAAALGAAAIGQFLDGGLLIVIFASSGALEALATRRTADSVRGLLDLAPARALRLDPVTGDGETVGAAALRTGDTVLVRPGERLPADGTVLDGASEVDQATITGEPLPVDRGPGDPVFAGTLNGTGSLKVRVGADPSASVIARIVALVEEASATKAPTQLFIEKVEQRWSTGVVVATLALLAVPLALGADFTGTLLRAMTFMIVASPCAVVLATMPPLLSAIATAGRHGVLVKSAAAMERLGTADRIALDKTGTLTEGAPRVAEVLPLDGTAGDRALALAAAAELASEHPLARAVVAAARARGLDLPEAHAFASVPGRGVSARVDGHEVRVGSPAALIPGGCPEAETTEAAGRTAVAVTVDGTPAAVLAVDDRLRDGAPAAVAALTRLTGRAPTLLTGDNPRAARRVAAETGIRDVRAGLLPEDKVAAVRAWQRDGDTVLVVGDGVNDAPALAAAHTGIAMGHVGSDLAMESADAVVVRDEAAAVPAVVALSRRARRLVVQNLVIATVCIAGLVTWDLVGHLPLPLGVAGHEGSTILVALNGVRLLRDREWGGPALPATDDTAAPAVPR, from the coding sequence ATGGCTTCCTCCACCTCGCCGGTGGCCCCGCCGCGCTCCGGGCCCCCGCCCGTCGCGGCGGCCGCCCGCACCCGTGCCGCCGAGCTGCCCGAGGTCCGCTGGGCCGCCCTCGCCGCCGCCGCGTTCCTCTGCGCCCTCCCGCTCGACCTGGCCGGGGCCCCCGCCTGGATCTGGGGACCGCTGTACGCCGTGTGCTACGCGGCGGGCGGCTGGGAGCCCGCACGCGAGGGCGTCCGCGCCCTGCGCGCGCGCACGCTCGACGTCGACCTGCTGATGGTGGCCGCCGCCCTCGGCGCCGCGGCCATCGGCCAGTTCCTCGACGGCGGCCTGCTCATCGTGATCTTCGCCTCCTCGGGCGCCCTGGAGGCGCTCGCGACCCGGCGCACCGCCGACTCCGTACGCGGACTCCTCGACCTCGCCCCGGCCCGCGCGCTGCGCCTCGACCCCGTGACCGGTGACGGGGAGACCGTCGGCGCCGCCGCCCTTCGCACCGGCGACACCGTCCTCGTCCGCCCCGGGGAACGCCTGCCCGCCGACGGCACCGTGCTCGACGGGGCCAGCGAGGTCGACCAGGCCACGATCACCGGGGAACCGCTGCCCGTCGACCGGGGCCCCGGCGACCCCGTGTTCGCCGGCACCCTCAACGGAACGGGCTCGCTCAAGGTACGGGTCGGCGCCGACCCCTCCGCCTCCGTCATCGCCCGCATCGTGGCCCTCGTCGAGGAGGCGAGCGCCACCAAGGCCCCCACCCAGCTCTTCATCGAGAAGGTCGAACAGCGCTGGTCGACCGGCGTCGTCGTGGCGACCCTCGCGCTGCTCGCCGTGCCCCTGGCGCTCGGCGCCGACTTCACCGGCACGCTGCTGCGCGCGATGACCTTCATGATCGTGGCCTCGCCCTGCGCGGTCGTCCTCGCCACCATGCCGCCGCTGCTCTCCGCGATCGCCACCGCCGGACGGCACGGCGTCCTCGTCAAGTCGGCCGCCGCCATGGAGCGGCTGGGCACCGCCGACCGGATCGCCCTCGACAAGACCGGCACCCTCACCGAGGGCGCGCCGCGGGTCGCGGAGGTCCTGCCGCTCGACGGCACCGCCGGGGACCGGGCGCTCGCCCTCGCCGCCGCGGCCGAACTCGCCAGCGAGCACCCGCTCGCGCGGGCCGTGGTCGCCGCCGCCCGCGCACGCGGACTCGACCTGCCCGAGGCGCACGCCTTCGCCTCCGTGCCCGGCCGGGGGGTGTCCGCGCGCGTCGACGGGCACGAGGTGCGGGTCGGCAGCCCCGCCGCGCTGATCCCCGGCGGCTGCCCGGAGGCCGAGACCACCGAGGCCGCGGGCCGCACCGCGGTGGCCGTCACCGTGGACGGCACACCCGCCGCCGTCCTGGCCGTCGACGACCGCCTCCGTGACGGGGCCCCCGCCGCCGTCGCCGCCCTCACCCGGCTCACCGGCCGCGCGCCCACCCTGCTGACCGGGGACAACCCGCGCGCCGCGCGTCGCGTCGCGGCCGAGACCGGCATCCGGGACGTACGCGCCGGACTGCTGCCCGAGGACAAGGTGGCCGCCGTCCGCGCCTGGCAGCGGGACGGGGACACGGTGCTCGTCGTCGGCGACGGAGTCAACGACGCCCCGGCGCTCGCCGCCGCGCACACCGGCATCGCGATGGGGCACGTGGGCTCCGACCTCGCGATGGAGAGCGCCGACGCGGTCGTCGTCCGCGACGAGGCGGCGGCCGTCCCCGCCGTCGTGGCCCTCTCCCGGCGCGCCCGCCGCCTGGTCGTCCAGAACCTGGTGATCGCCACGGTCTGCATCGCGGGACTGGTGACCTGGGACCTCGTGGGCCACCTCCCGCTCCCTCTCGGCGTCGCGGGCCACGAGGGCTCGACGATCCTCGTGGCCCTCAACGGGGTCCGGTTGCTGAGGGATCGTGAGTGGGGAGGGCCGGCCCTGCCGGCGACCGACGACACGGCCGCGCCCGCCGTCCCGCGCTGA
- a CDS encoding ATP-binding cassette domain-containing protein, whose product MIVQLVDARYAYEDGPLVLDGIGLALAEGRATALLGRNGSGKTTLLRLLTGGLRPASGRLLLEGEPVTYDRAGLTRLRTTVQLVVQDPDDQLFAASVGQDVSFGPMNLGLPEEEVRARVGEALAAMDIESLRDRPTHLLSYGQRKRAAIAGAVAMRPRVLVLDEPTAGLDPHGQERLLEVLDGLRQAGTTVVMATHDVDLALRWADDAVVLAPGGPRTGPVAELLTDQALLDTARLRRPWGTAVTHLLTSHGLLPPGTPGPRTAEEVSGYLP is encoded by the coding sequence GTGATCGTCCAGCTCGTCGACGCCCGTTACGCCTACGAGGACGGCCCGTTGGTCCTCGACGGGATCGGCCTCGCGCTCGCCGAGGGCCGCGCGACGGCCCTGCTCGGGCGCAACGGGAGCGGCAAGACCACCCTGCTGCGGCTGCTCACCGGCGGCCTGCGGCCCGCCTCGGGGCGGCTGCTGCTGGAGGGCGAGCCGGTGACGTACGACCGGGCCGGGCTGACACGGCTGCGCACGACGGTGCAGCTCGTGGTGCAGGACCCGGACGACCAGCTCTTCGCGGCGTCCGTCGGGCAGGACGTGTCCTTCGGGCCGATGAACCTCGGCCTGCCGGAGGAGGAGGTCCGCGCGCGGGTCGGCGAGGCGCTCGCCGCGATGGACATCGAGTCCCTGCGCGACCGCCCGACGCACCTGCTCTCCTACGGGCAGCGCAAGCGCGCGGCGATCGCGGGGGCGGTGGCGATGCGGCCGCGGGTGCTCGTCCTGGACGAGCCCACCGCGGGGCTCGACCCGCACGGCCAGGAGCGGTTGCTGGAGGTGCTCGACGGACTGCGGCAGGCGGGCACGACGGTGGTGATGGCCACCCACGACGTGGACCTCGCCCTGCGCTGGGCCGACGACGCCGTCGTCCTCGCCCCGGGCGGCCCGCGCACCGGCCCGGTCGCCGAACTCCTCACCGACCAGGCCCTCCTGGACACGGCCCGCCTCCGCCGCCCGTGGGGCACGGCGGTGACCCACCTCCTCACGTCCCACGGCCTCCTCCCGCCGGGCACACCCGGCCCGCGCACGGCGGAGGAGGTGTCGGGGTACCTGCCGTAG
- the cbiQ gene encoding cobalt ECF transporter T component CbiQ gives MLPIDAAAHSSRWRRRHPLEKAVLGLGLTVTAVCLPPWPGAVLVAAATLTVLLGPAGVAPRQLWRAFRVPLGFCVTGAVPLLFAVGGPQGAVSLAPGGPAHAGQLLLRTSAASLGVLLFAFTTPVSDVLPRLVRAGVPAPVVDVALVMYRITFLLLDSVARVRQAQAARLGATSRAAAWRSLAGLGATAFVRAFDRASRLQTGLAGRGYDGTLRVLVTRAAVSRPFLCGVAGLLAAIVLLTLALERYVL, from the coding sequence GTGCTGCCGATCGACGCGGCGGCGCACAGCAGTCGCTGGCGCCGCCGCCATCCCCTGGAGAAGGCCGTCCTCGGTCTCGGCCTGACGGTCACGGCCGTCTGTCTGCCGCCCTGGCCGGGCGCCGTGCTCGTCGCGGCGGCGACCCTCACGGTGCTGCTCGGCCCGGCCGGCGTCGCCCCGCGGCAGCTCTGGCGCGCCTTCCGCGTCCCGCTGGGCTTCTGTGTGACCGGGGCCGTGCCCCTGCTGTTCGCCGTGGGCGGGCCGCAGGGCGCGGTGTCGCTCGCGCCCGGCGGGCCCGCGCACGCCGGGCAGTTGCTGCTGCGGACGTCGGCGGCCTCGCTCGGCGTGCTGCTGTTCGCGTTCACCACCCCCGTGTCGGACGTGCTGCCCCGGCTGGTGCGCGCGGGGGTACCGGCGCCCGTCGTCGACGTCGCCCTGGTGATGTACCGGATCACCTTCCTGCTGCTGGACTCCGTCGCCCGGGTGCGCCAGGCCCAGGCCGCCCGGCTCGGCGCGACCAGCCGGGCGGCGGCGTGGCGTTCGCTGGCCGGGCTCGGGGCGACGGCGTTCGTCCGCGCCTTCGACCGGGCGTCGCGGCTCCAGACGGGCCTCGCGGGACGCGGCTACGACGGCACCCTGCGGGTGCTGGTGACGCGCGCGGCGGTGTCCCGGCCGTTCCTCTGCGGTGTCGCGGGGCTGCTCGCCGCGATCGTGCTGCTCACCCTCGCCCTCGAAAGGTACGTCCTGTGA
- a CDS encoding energy-coupling factor ABC transporter substrate-binding protein: protein MSRNAKINTLLVLIVVALAVLPLALGLGDHKEEPFTGADAQAETAITELEPDYEPWFSPLYEPPSGEVESALFAVQAALGAGVLAYYFGLHKGRRQGEARAAAAAAADPGAGDAGDAGDAASGGAGVADGTAPGGSTTAAS from the coding sequence ATGAGCCGTAACGCGAAGATCAACACGCTGCTGGTCCTGATCGTGGTGGCGCTGGCCGTCCTGCCGCTGGCCCTCGGGCTCGGGGACCACAAGGAGGAGCCGTTCACGGGCGCCGACGCGCAGGCCGAGACGGCGATCACCGAACTGGAGCCGGACTACGAGCCCTGGTTCTCGCCCCTGTACGAACCGCCGTCCGGCGAGGTGGAGTCCGCGCTGTTCGCCGTCCAGGCGGCGCTCGGCGCGGGCGTCCTGGCGTACTACTTCGGGCTGCACAAGGGGCGCCGCCAGGGGGAGGCGCGCGCGGCGGCGGCCGCCGCCGCGGATCCCGGCGCGGGTGACGCGGGTGACGCGGGTGACGCCGCGTCCGGCGGGGCCGGGGTCGCGGACGGCACCGCGCCCGGCGGCAGCACGACGGCCGCTTCCTGA
- a CDS encoding energy-coupling factor ABC transporter permease, with the protein MHIAEGYLPPLHAVAWGAASAPFVVHGVRALTREVKAHPESTLLLGASGAFTFVLSALKIPSVTGSCSHPTGTGLGAILFRPPVMAVLGTITLLFQALLLAHGGLTTLGANVFSMAIVGPWAGYAVYRLARRGGAPLMVGVFLAAFTADLVTYCVTSVQLALAFPDPGTGFLGALAKFGGIFAVTQIPLAVSEGLLTVLVMRLLVRSSKGELTRLGVLVTGGARGAAKEAGVR; encoded by the coding sequence ATGCATATAGCCGAGGGGTATCTGCCCCCGTTGCACGCCGTCGCCTGGGGCGCGGCGTCCGCCCCGTTCGTCGTCCACGGTGTCCGCGCCCTGACCCGTGAGGTCAAGGCCCATCCCGAGTCCACGCTGCTGCTCGGCGCCTCCGGCGCCTTCACGTTCGTGCTCTCGGCGCTCAAGATCCCGTCGGTGACGGGAAGCTGCTCCCACCCCACCGGCACCGGACTCGGGGCGATCCTCTTCAGGCCGCCGGTGATGGCGGTGCTCGGCACCATCACGCTGCTGTTCCAGGCGCTGCTGCTGGCGCACGGCGGGCTCACCACGCTCGGCGCCAACGTCTTCTCGATGGCGATCGTCGGGCCGTGGGCCGGCTACGCCGTCTACCGGCTGGCGCGCCGCGGCGGCGCGCCCCTGATGGTCGGCGTGTTCCTCGCGGCGTTCACGGCCGACCTCGTCACCTACTGCGTGACCAGCGTCCAGCTCGCGCTCGCCTTCCCCGACCCGGGCACCGGTTTCCTGGGGGCGCTCGCCAAGTTCGGCGGGATCTTCGCGGTGACGCAGATCCCGCTGGCGGTCAGCGAGGGGCTGCTGACCGTGCTGGTGATGCGGCTGCTCGTCCGGTCCAGCAAGGGCGAACTGACCCGTCTGGGCGTGCTGGTGACCGGTGGCGCCCGCGGCGCCGCGAAGGAGGCGGGGGTCCGATGA
- a CDS encoding PTS-dependent dihydroxyacetone kinase phosphotransferase subunit DhaM, which translates to MSGGDGLVGIVLVSHSARVAESVAELARGLAGGGALAPVAPAGGTPDGGLGTSAELITAAASEVDGGAGVAVLVDLGSAVLTVKALIAEGDELPAGARLVDAPFVEGAVAAVVTASAGGDLDAVATAAAEAYGYRKE; encoded by the coding sequence GTGAGCGGCGGGGACGGCCTGGTCGGCATCGTGCTCGTCTCGCACAGCGCGCGGGTGGCCGAGTCCGTGGCGGAGCTCGCCCGGGGGCTCGCGGGCGGGGGCGCGCTCGCGCCGGTGGCGCCCGCCGGCGGGACGCCGGACGGCGGCCTCGGGACGAGCGCCGAGCTCATCACCGCCGCCGCATCCGAGGTGGACGGCGGGGCCGGTGTGGCGGTCCTCGTCGACCTCGGCAGCGCCGTGCTGACGGTGAAGGCCCTGATCGCCGAGGGGGACGAACTGCCCGCCGGGGCCCGGCTGGTGGACGCGCCGTTCGTCGAGGGCGCGGTCGCCGCGGTGGTCACGGCCTCGGCCGGCGGGGACCTCGACGCCGTGGCGACGGCGGCGGCGGAGGCGTACGGCTACCGCAAGGAGTGA
- the dhaL gene encoding dihydroxyacetone kinase subunit DhaL, producing the protein MLDTAFFRRWLALAAAAVDREADRLTELDSAIGDADHGSNLRRGFASVSAALDAEPPATPGAVLVLAGRQLISSVGGASGPLYGTLLRRTGKELGDATEVAPGRLAEALRAGVAAVAQLGGAAAGDKTMLDALEPAVAALGDTTESFAAARDAAEAGAQATVPLQARKGRASYLGERSIGHRDPGATSSALLIAALAQAAEEEA; encoded by the coding sequence GTGCTCGACACCGCCTTCTTCCGGCGCTGGCTGGCGCTCGCCGCCGCGGCCGTGGACCGGGAGGCCGACCGGCTCACCGAGCTGGACTCGGCGATCGGTGACGCCGACCACGGCAGCAATCTGCGGCGCGGCTTCGCCTCCGTCTCCGCCGCCCTGGACGCGGAGCCCCCGGCGACCCCGGGCGCCGTGCTCGTCCTCGCCGGACGGCAGCTCATCTCCTCGGTCGGCGGCGCGTCCGGACCGCTGTACGGGACGCTGCTGCGCCGCACCGGCAAGGAACTCGGGGACGCGACCGAGGTCGCTCCCGGGCGGCTCGCCGAGGCGCTGCGCGCCGGCGTGGCGGCCGTCGCCCAGCTCGGCGGGGCGGCGGCGGGCGACAAGACCATGCTGGACGCGCTGGAACCGGCGGTGGCCGCGCTCGGTGACACGACGGAGTCGTTCGCCGCGGCACGGGACGCCGCCGAGGCGGGCGCGCAGGCCACGGTGCCCCTCCAGGCGCGCAAGGGCCGGGCCAGCTATCTCGGGGAACGCAGCATCGGGCACCGGGATCCGGGGGCGACGTCGTCGGCGCTGCTGATCGCCGCCCTCGCGCAGGCGGCGGAGGAGGAGGCGTGA
- the dhaK gene encoding dihydroxyacetone kinase subunit DhaK produces the protein MKMLINVPETVVADALRGMAAAHPELTVDVERRVVVRGDAPVAGKVALVSGGGSGHEPLHCGFVGPGMLDAACPGEVFTSPVPDQMVRAAAAVDSGEGVLFVVKNYTGDVLNFRMAQELAEDEGVRLATVLVDDDVAVADSLYTAGRRGTGATLFVEKLAGAAAEAGAPLERVESLARQVNESSRSFGVALSACSTPAKGGPTFDLPPGELELGIGIHGEPGRERRPMMTSGEIADFAVGAVLEDLRPTGPVIALVNGMGGTPLLELYGFNAEVQRVLSERGVPVVRTLVGNYVTSLDMAGCSVTLCQVDEELLRLWDAPVQTPGLRWGR, from the coding sequence TTGAAGATGCTCATCAATGTGCCGGAGACCGTCGTGGCGGACGCGCTGCGCGGGATGGCCGCGGCGCATCCGGAGCTCACCGTGGACGTCGAACGCCGGGTCGTCGTCCGGGGTGACGCGCCCGTCGCCGGGAAGGTCGCCCTGGTATCCGGCGGCGGTTCCGGGCACGAGCCCCTGCACTGCGGGTTCGTGGGACCCGGGATGCTGGACGCGGCCTGCCCCGGCGAGGTGTTCACCAGCCCCGTGCCGGACCAGATGGTGCGCGCCGCGGCCGCCGTGGACAGCGGCGAGGGGGTGCTCTTCGTCGTCAAGAACTACACGGGCGACGTGCTCAACTTCCGCATGGCGCAGGAGCTCGCCGAGGACGAGGGCGTGCGGCTGGCCACCGTGCTCGTCGACGACGACGTCGCCGTGGCCGACAGTCTCTACACCGCCGGGCGGCGCGGCACCGGGGCGACCCTGTTCGTGGAGAAGCTCGCGGGGGCGGCCGCCGAGGCGGGCGCCCCGCTGGAGCGGGTGGAGTCGCTGGCCCGCCAGGTCAACGAGAGCTCCCGCAGCTTCGGGGTCGCGCTGAGCGCGTGCAGCACCCCGGCCAAGGGCGGGCCGACCTTCGACCTGCCGCCCGGCGAGCTGGAGCTCGGCATCGGCATCCACGGGGAGCCCGGACGCGAGCGCCGCCCGATGATGACCTCGGGCGAGATCGCGGACTTCGCCGTCGGGGCCGTCCTGGAGGACCTGCGGCCGACGGGCCCCGTCATCGCCCTCGTCAACGGGATGGGCGGCACACCGCTGCTGGAGCTGTACGGCTTCAACGCGGAGGTGCAGCGGGTGCTCTCCGAGCGCGGGGTGCCCGTGGTCCGCACCCTCGTCGGCAACTACGTCACCTCCCTCGACATGGCGGGGTGCTCGGTGACGCTGTGCCAGGTGGACGAGGAACTGCTGCGGCTGTGGGACGCGCCGGTGCAGACGCCCGGGCTGCGCTGGGGCCGCTGA